In the genome of Nitrospira japonica, one region contains:
- a CDS encoding GNAT family N-acetyltransferase has product MPSSLKTALVFSDKKDLQTAQLLGLFHQAPWAKDRTLEDAKDMLRHTDLILSAWDGEHLVGFGRVLTDFVYRATIWDVIVDKAYQKQGIGTEIVQRILHHPRLRRVELFWLCTRRPAFYEKMGFSAREQTGMVWSRSKQIRQE; this is encoded by the coding sequence ATGCCTTCCTCCCTCAAGACCGCCTTGGTGTTTTCCGACAAAAAGGATTTGCAGACAGCCCAGCTTCTCGGCCTCTTTCATCAAGCACCCTGGGCCAAAGATCGAACGCTTGAGGATGCCAAAGACATGCTGCGGCACACTGACCTCATTCTCAGCGCCTGGGATGGGGAGCATCTCGTCGGATTCGGGCGAGTCTTGACCGACTTTGTCTACCGAGCCACGATATGGGACGTGATCGTGGATAAGGCCTACCAAAAGCAAGGGATCGGAACGGAGATCGTGCAGCGCATCCTTCATCATCCGAGACTGCGCCGGGTCGAGCTCTTCTGGCTGTGCACGAGACGGCCGGCCTTCTATGAAAAGATGGGGTTCAGCGCGAGGGAACAGACCGGCATGGTCTGGAGCAGGTCGAAACAAATCAGGCAGGAATGA
- a CDS encoding metal ABC transporter permease gives MLELFAYDFMQRSVLAAALVGGLCSVVGVFVVLRGLAFVGAGTAHAAFAGVALGYLIGWSPLALAVLFGLTTVWITGWVEEHGRMKLDVSIGILYTATMALAILFIGLMKTYNAEVYGYLFGNVLSVTQDELRTIIALAIFIIGVMVLFSKELYFIAFDQEMAEASGVPARRMFFLLLSLIALTVVVSLKTVGAILVFAMILIPASTAYQLTHSLSTLTWYSLIIGMSTAVCGVLISALWDIPSGPAIVLLATSVFFLSILFSPKRRRSAA, from the coding sequence ATGTTGGAACTTTTCGCTTACGATTTCATGCAGCGTTCTGTACTGGCGGCAGCCCTGGTCGGAGGCCTTTGCTCCGTCGTCGGCGTGTTTGTCGTCCTGCGCGGGCTGGCCTTCGTCGGAGCCGGGACGGCTCACGCGGCGTTCGCCGGCGTCGCGCTCGGATACTTGATAGGATGGTCGCCGCTGGCACTGGCTGTGCTGTTTGGCTTGACGACTGTATGGATCACCGGCTGGGTCGAGGAGCACGGCCGGATGAAGCTGGACGTCTCGATCGGCATTCTCTACACCGCCACAATGGCACTGGCGATCTTATTTATCGGATTGATGAAGACATACAATGCGGAGGTCTACGGCTATCTTTTTGGAAACGTGCTGTCGGTCACCCAGGATGAGCTGCGCACGATCATCGCGCTCGCCATCTTCATCATCGGGGTGATGGTGCTGTTTTCCAAAGAACTGTATTTTATCGCGTTTGACCAGGAAATGGCCGAGGCATCGGGTGTGCCGGCCCGCCGCATGTTTTTCCTGTTGCTGAGCCTGATCGCCCTGACCGTGGTTGTCTCACTCAAAACGGTCGGTGCAATCCTGGTCTTTGCGATGATCCTTATTCCGGCCTCGACGGCGTATCAACTGACGCATAGCCTCTCCACCTTGACCTGGTATTCGCTGATCATCGGTATGAGCACGGCGGTCTGCGGCGTCCTCATCTCCGCCTTGTGGGATATCCCCTCAGGCCCCGCCATCGTCCTCCTGGCTACGAGCGTGTTTTTCCTGTCCATTCTGTTTTCTCCCAAAAGACGTCGCTCGGCGGCCTAG
- a CDS encoding metal ABC transporter ATP-binding protein yields the protein MSLRSQAIIRFDHATFQFPGVVALEDVSLDIHEGEFIGVIGPNGSGKTTLCRAVLGLMPPTSGHLRIFDCACDKLRCHHRARIGYLPQKGVVDRHFPVTVLETVMMGRYGALGLFARPTKRDRDIAVEALAHVGMEGHRNTGLGQLSGGQQQRVFIARALAQQPKVLLLDEPTTGLDIPTQHSVIDLVQKLHNELGLTVLLITHDINMIRSRVDRLVLLKTRLFASGPPAEVLKPDILRLVYGKDVVITAHDTILVEDYHHHH from the coding sequence GTGTCACTCCGTTCACAGGCCATCATCCGCTTCGACCATGCCACATTCCAGTTTCCCGGCGTTGTGGCGCTCGAAGACGTCTCACTGGACATCCACGAAGGGGAATTCATCGGGGTCATCGGTCCGAACGGCTCCGGCAAGACGACCTTGTGCCGGGCGGTGTTGGGCCTGATGCCGCCGACTTCCGGGCATCTCAGAATTTTTGACTGCGCGTGCGATAAATTGCGCTGTCATCACCGGGCCAGAATCGGTTACCTGCCTCAAAAGGGCGTGGTCGATCGACATTTTCCGGTCACGGTGCTCGAAACCGTCATGATGGGTCGATACGGCGCTCTCGGCTTGTTCGCTCGTCCAACCAAGCGGGACAGGGACATCGCGGTCGAGGCTCTCGCGCACGTGGGAATGGAGGGGCATCGCAACACCGGGTTGGGACAGTTGTCGGGCGGACAACAACAGCGGGTCTTCATTGCGCGGGCACTCGCGCAGCAGCCTAAGGTATTGCTGCTGGATGAGCCGACGACCGGACTGGATATTCCCACGCAGCACAGCGTGATCGATCTCGTGCAAAAACTCCATAACGAGCTGGGGCTGACCGTGCTGCTCATTACTCACGACATCAACATGATCCGTTCCCGCGTCGATCGGTTGGTGCTGTTGAAAACCCGCCTGTTTGCCTCAGGCCCTCCGGCGGAAGTGTTGAAGCCGGACATCCTGCGTCTAGTCTACGGAAAGGACGTGGTCATCACCGCACACGACACGATCCTGGTCGAAGACTATCACCACCACCACTGA
- a CDS encoding metal ABC transporter substrate-binding protein, translating to MPAPVLRSNLCALLLALQLLFSVVVPALVSANVPNEGLNVVVTIPVLKDFVEQVGGPRVLVTSLLKGYENEHTYSPKPSDLIAVRKARLLFQVGIGLEVWVSPLVKNAGGSALRVVTTSTGIGLIGDAHAAEDGHAGGESTAEGNPHVWLDPANAVMMVRHITEALIQADPEHAEEYRKNQAAYLTRLDRLQVELTGRVKGLADRQFVAHHPAWPYLARRFRFDIVGTIQLQSGGEPSARHIQELIQTMKRHRVKVVVSEIQLSQKFPDLLAKETGARVVVLTTLPGGLPRTDTYLDMLRYNVLQLVNALEAA from the coding sequence ATGCCTGCGCCCGTATTGCGATCGAATCTGTGCGCCCTGCTGCTCGCACTGCAGCTTCTCTTCTCCGTGGTCGTTCCCGCTCTGGTATCGGCGAACGTTCCGAATGAGGGATTGAACGTCGTCGTCACGATCCCCGTGCTCAAAGACTTCGTCGAGCAAGTCGGAGGGCCGCGGGTCTTGGTCACTTCATTGCTGAAGGGATACGAGAATGAACATACCTATTCGCCGAAGCCAAGCGACCTCATTGCCGTGCGCAAAGCCCGCCTCCTGTTTCAAGTAGGAATCGGATTGGAGGTATGGGTATCGCCCCTGGTGAAGAATGCCGGAGGATCTGCCCTGCGCGTCGTCACGACCTCCACCGGCATAGGACTGATCGGTGATGCCCACGCTGCTGAAGACGGCCATGCCGGCGGGGAGTCGACCGCCGAAGGAAATCCGCACGTATGGCTCGATCCGGCCAATGCGGTGATGATGGTCCGGCACATCACCGAAGCACTGATACAAGCCGACCCCGAACACGCGGAGGAGTATCGCAAGAACCAGGCAGCCTATCTCACCCGCCTGGACCGGCTGCAGGTCGAACTGACCGGCAGGGTCAAGGGCTTGGCAGACCGGCAATTCGTCGCGCACCACCCGGCTTGGCCCTACCTGGCCAGGCGGTTCCGATTCGATATCGTCGGAACGATTCAGTTGCAGTCGGGCGGGGAGCCGAGTGCGCGGCATATCCAAGAGCTGATTCAAACGATGAAGCGCCACAGGGTCAAAGTCGTGGTCTCCGAGATTCAACTCAGCCAGAAATTTCCTGACCTTCTGGCAAAGGAAACCGGTGCGCGCGTCGTGGTGCTCACGACCCTTCCCGGTGGATTGCCTCGAACGGACACCTATCTCGACATGTTGCGTTACAATGTGCTCCAATTGGTCAATGCACTCGAAGCCGCTTGA
- a CDS encoding anhydro-N-acetylmuramic acid kinase: MKVIGLMSGTSGDGVDAALVEIAGRTPSLQVKTLAAETLAYPRTLQQRILTASVSGTVGEICHLNALLGEWFADAALQIIRAANLRPADVALIGSHGQTVHHLPRGIQARGVGSIRSTLQIAEPAVIAERTGITTIANFRARDVAAGGQGAPLTPAVHALLFRHPRRARLVVNLGGISNVTYVPPGKTDEGVMAFDTGPANMVLDSLVARMTNGRLAMDRDGKMALRGKADSRLLSKLLAHPFLSQRPPKSTGREQFGAALAEELLEAPHKLSMEDLLATCSAWTAKAVGASRRWIRGHIDEVVVGGGGVRNRAIMAQLSAVFAPVPVTTFDALGWDSKAFEAVAFAVLAYRTAKGQWGNLPAVTGATHPVILGAIVPAGPQWIRLFK; encoded by the coding sequence ATGAAGGTAATTGGACTGATGTCCGGGACATCGGGCGACGGAGTCGACGCCGCACTGGTTGAAATCGCAGGGCGAACGCCATCACTTCAAGTGAAGACCCTTGCCGCGGAAACGCTCGCCTATCCGCGCACGCTTCAGCAACGGATTCTGACCGCTTCGGTATCAGGAACCGTCGGCGAAATCTGTCATTTGAATGCCTTGTTGGGTGAATGGTTCGCCGATGCGGCGTTGCAGATCATTCGAGCCGCCAACCTTCGTCCCGCCGACGTGGCATTGATCGGCTCACACGGCCAAACCGTCCATCATCTTCCCCGCGGCATTCAGGCGCGGGGGGTGGGATCCATTCGTTCCACACTGCAGATCGCCGAGCCCGCGGTCATTGCCGAGCGAACGGGAATTACCACGATCGCAAACTTTCGAGCTCGAGATGTCGCGGCCGGCGGTCAAGGCGCTCCTCTCACCCCCGCGGTCCATGCCCTCCTCTTCCGGCATCCACGCCGCGCAAGACTCGTGGTGAATCTCGGCGGTATCAGTAATGTCACATACGTCCCGCCGGGGAAGACCGACGAAGGGGTCATGGCGTTCGACACCGGTCCCGCTAACATGGTGCTCGACAGCCTCGTGGCTCGCATGACGAACGGCCGCCTTGCCATGGATCGCGATGGGAAGATGGCGCTCCGCGGGAAAGCGGACAGTAGGCTCTTGAGCAAGCTATTGGCGCATCCCTTTCTGTCGCAACGACCCCCGAAATCGACCGGAAGAGAGCAATTCGGCGCAGCGTTGGCCGAGGAACTGCTCGAGGCCCCGCACAAATTGTCCATGGAGGATCTTCTTGCGACGTGCAGCGCGTGGACGGCCAAAGCCGTCGGAGCGTCACGCCGCTGGATCAGGGGCCATATCGATGAAGTGGTGGTAGGAGGAGGCGGGGTCCGAAATCGGGCGATCATGGCTCAATTGTCCGCGGTGTTCGCTCCGGTCCCGGTCACGACCTTTGATGCACTGGGATGGGACAGCAAGGCCTTTGAAGCAGTCGCCTTCGCCGTCCTGGCCTACCGAACGGCCAAAGGACAGTGGGGCAATCTTCCGGCCGTGACGGGAGCCACCCATCCGGTTA